The stretch of DNA ATAAGTGTCGTGGTTTTGGTTCAAAAAACTAGAGTTTGTagtttgaactaaaaccacggcACTTGTTATGGATTCAAGTTTGGGTCATGAAGTGCCCCAGAAACCCGAAGAAAGCGAACGAATGATTTCGAAATGGTCAGAGAAGCACTGCTTCAGTGAGCACCCTGTCAAACTTAAAACTTATGTCCGTGAACTTGCAAATTGTGAAAGTACGCCCCATCAGTTCCGTACCGGTCAACTTTTTACGGCCATTGAAATTGAGACTAGTGCAGATTGTTGTGAATGTACACGTAAGCGCTGATGATGACCCAACGAAACTTTTCAACTTCAGCGCTGCTCTCGCTCTAGGTTGGATGATCTCATCAATCAGAAGGCAGTCAAGTCTGCCAAGTAAGAAACTACTCAGTCGTTCAATCAGAACAAACTGTTCTGTTGACTCAACTAGTTTGTATTACCTCCATCCAGAATTAGTTGTCTCAGATACGTATATCTAGAAATAATTTGAGACGAAGGGAGTATTATTCAATCGTCCAAGCggaactaaaaataaataaagtgCTGCAAACAAAAAAAGCTGACTCTACCATCGTAAGCATCAAATACCTGCTGCCTAGTTAGCCAACTATCGCCCGTGCAGAAGGCACACAGGAAACCTTGCAATCTAGGGCTCGCTTTCATGAGCATACACGAAATTTCAAGTTTGGTTTCTGATTGCAGTTCAAGATTTATGCATCACCCCAGAAGTTTAAGTTTGAGATAGCAGTGTCAGGTGTCAGTTGCTGCCATTGAAGCTGCAAACTTGGATATGAAATCGGAAACTTACTAAGCTGTTTGACGAGATAAACTAGTATTGCATTATTCAATCGTGCGTCAAAAAGGTGCTGCTGACTGGTTACAGGAGCATAGAACAAAAACCTGATATAAAAACCTTGATTTCATAAGCATACACGAAATTTGAAGTTCTGATTTCTGCTTAAGAGAAAACTGAAAGAGTACTCCAGCCTAGTGTAACAAAACTGAGCAATCTCAATTTCATGAGCATGCACGAAAGTGCAAGAGAAAACTGAGGTTACTTCAGCCAAGTGAAGCAACGAATGAAATTAAGCGATGTTGCTTCAGCTGAAGCAACAAAAGAAAAATTAAGCGATGCAACACAATCGAAATAGAGCAACTCAAGACATGTACTCAGCATATAACAGGTTTTACCCATTGTATAAGCAGCAAAATTACACGACCATAGTAGAACAAAAACCACCGCTCCGATTTACGATACGCAGCACCCGAGTAACAGGGTATTCGACTCCAAAAACGAAACTACCTAAGCTATTTTGAGAGCACAAGTTCCATACTAGGTTCGATATCCGAAGGATATATCAAGACTCTGAAAACCAAACGATAATACTGGTAAGCAGGACACCCAAACAGGCCACCGCACCGAAGGCAGATCAGTACTTGTAGTCCTTGACGTGGAGGCTCTCAGAGGCCCCCTCGCCGAGGGTGGCATCGCCCTTGTAGGTGCCGAGGGTGGCCTCAGAGTTGGCCTTGCACCTCACCAGGAACGCCTTCCTGGCCTTCTCCTCGTTCTCCACCTTGCCAGCCCAGGCCTTGAGGGTGCTCTGCTGGAGGGCACGCCCGAAGGAGAAGGACAGGTTCCATGGCTTCTTGGTCTCGAGCTTGTTCATGGCGTTCAGGTTCAGGGTCGCCTCCTCCTCGCTCTGTCCACCAGAGAGGAAGACAATGGCTGGGACGGCAGCAGGGACAGTCCTCTGGAGGGTGCGGACGGTGTACTCAGCAATCACCTCAGGGGCCACCTTCTTGGCGTCGGATCCAGGGGTGACCATGTTGGGCTTCAGGAGGGTGCCCTCAAGGAGGACATGCTGGTCGTTGAGGGCCTTGTAGCACGCAGCAAGGACCATCTCAGTCACGTAAGCACAGCGGTCAATGTCATGAGGTCCATCAACAAGGATCTCAGGCTCAACAATGGGCACCAGCCCATTCTCCTGGCAGATGATGGCATAGCGAGCCAGACCCTGAGCATTCTGGTTGATGGAAAGCTGTGATGGTTCGGTGGGGCCAATCTTGAGGACGGCACGCCACTTGGCAAAGCGGGCACCAGCCTCGTAGTACTTGGCACAGCGCTTGCCAAGGTCATCAAAGCCCTGGGTGGTGGTCTCACCGTTGGTTCCAGCGAGCTCGACGGTACCCTTGTCCACCTTGATGCCAGGGAGGACGTTGCCCTCCTTGAGGATGTCAACGAAGGGCTTGCCACCCTTGGTGCTCTGGTACAGGGTCTCCTCAAAGAGGATCACACCACTGAGGTACTGGAGGGCTCCAGGGGTGCAGAAGAGGAGCTCACGGAGGGCACGGCGGTTGTCCTCAACATTCTCAACATTGATGCTGGCAAAGCGCTTGCCGATGGTGCCGGTGGACTCGTCGGCAGCAAGGATACCCTTGCCGGGGGTGCCAATGTAGGCAGCGTTCTTGATGAGCTCATCTGCAGGATAACCACCATCAGTATTAAGATGAATTGCCATAACTATTCAGATTGTGCTAAAATCTAGAAAACTGCACAAGTTGAGAGTGGCCATTAACAGCGTTTAGCTAACAACAGATGCACAACAAACTGACTAGCATGATTCTGACAACTGATTATGAATTTTTTACAATTTCTCAAAGATGTATCTGCACAACAGCACAAGGTGGCTAACACGGCCAGGGGCAACAAAGAATTAACATGGCAGCAGAGCAATCAGTACAGCTTGCAACTATATAAGCACAGGATATAGCTTAGCAAAAGAAGCCACTAGGATCTAAACAGAAATAGATTTACAGGGGCAATCTTCAAACAACCATAAAGCCATAGTAAACACTACAACGAACACAAACAGAATTATGTACAGATGGAGCAACGGAGTCCATCAACTTACCCAAAAAAAGTACTTGCAAAATAAGAAGGAACGCCAGTATCATCATTCATATAAAATAATCACTAGCATGGACCTAGCAGTAATCATCAGCATGCAGCCCATCACCCTGACGCGACCTAAATCCACCCAAAGGACTCGGATCTTACAGGCAGTGCCTAAATCCGCTCGAAAACAGCGTAACCGCTAGAACCAAGCAGATCAAAGCACGGCGCGTACGGACGGCACACACTACATCGGATTCGCGAGCAAAGGTAGATCTAAGCACGGCGAACAGGCAACGGATCTACACGCGAGGCAGATCAAAGCGCCGACGTATCGAGAGAACGACGAGGGAGGGGATGGATCGCGTACCCTTGTACTTTCCGCAGTAGGCCGACATGGTCGATGCTCGGGGGGATTCGAGAGCGGGGGAGGGAGGGGAGATTTGGGGCTAGTTGGCAGGCAGGTGATGGGGGTGGTGGCTTTGGTGGACGGGCAGGATTAGGTGGCGGGGGTTATAAAGAGGCCCAGGCTTGGACGAGGGGAAAGAAAGGGGCAATTCGACCGGCTAACCCACCGCTCTGCCCCCCCGCGCACGTCGTATTCACACCGGCCCACGGACTCGTCGAAGCCTCTCGTCCTTGGTTTTCTTCGCGAATCCTCTCTATCCTTTGCTAGCAAAAAAAAGTCCGTGTGTCGCAATAGTTCCAAAAAAAAATCCGTATGTCGCAACGTGAGAAAACTGTGAAGAAACTGTGTGAATGAACAGTAGCGATTCACTATTGATTGATCTCGATGATGTACAGATTTGTGACGATTCACTATTGATTGATGTTAATGATGTACATATTTATATCCCTGGAGGGATGCATCGCACACGCGCAACGTTCACAATAGGCACGATCCGAACGACGTGTCCGTTACATTAGGATGCATTCGTTTGAGAGAGAAACCGGCTGTCGGTTCCACAAGCAGAGATTCTAATTAATTAATCCTAGCACTCCTCTTAAGCGAACCAATCTGTGGTTGAATGGTTAGAGGGATTATGGTATTCCGAGTTCACCAGGATTCAAGTCCTGGTGCTCGCaattattcctggatttatttcatgattttcggcgatgcgcattcagtgaaaggagacgttcccgtcgatgACGAGGTGACTACGGTTAtttcgtaaatttcaagatgatatgtcggctcagtctTTTGGAGGGGCTCATATGGGTAGGGTGTGCATATGCGTTTATAGGGATGAATATATGCGCGTGTATAtaagcgcttgtgtctgtactgtgttaaaaaacaCCACCCCTAATATTTGCTTCAATTTTTTTTGTAAACATTATCATCATGATTAGTCTTCAAAAACCCTGTAGGAAAAATACGAGGAAATATGTACAATATGCCATTAAAAGCTTCATCCAAAAACTCAATAGAAAAATAAGAGAAACTGACATATTACAATGACTACATTAATAATGTCTCATTAAAAACCTTCTATAAAAAACCATTTAGAAAAAAACTTATAAAGAAAAAAGTGCAATATCAAAGATCTGAGAATCACAAACAGATTATCATTTAGAGATACACTCCCTATTAGAATAAATCCGAGACACTCCGTCGATCATCCAAGAACCAAGCAATTACACAatgcacgacaccgagatttgttaacgaggttcaccgatatggttACATCTCTGGGACCTGACTACAGGCGCTCCTTCCCGTGAtaccgctacaataccgcactCAGTCGCCCTGGACGTCGGCACATGCCGCTGGCTTCCCCTGCATTCCTGTGCTACTATGTTGGCATatgttacatcgtgtgtctaccctcGATATATATAAGAGACCTAGaatacaagtgtcctactaggacacgactccatatctTGTAAACACAATACTACTCagagtccaactgtaacctacttgtacacaatattcgacacaactctaacaaactccaccttggcgaatattctccaccaccttgaGTTCGTCAATGCATCAAACTTTCATAtacattggacttgagcttatcccatgagcaccgctgctactccaaagactccatatgactccacctgcaacttgtagtccGTTCTTTTCTTGACCACAGTCAATGCTCGAGCGAAATTAAGTTCCACATTACTCTAGTTTGCGCTCCCAACTTCCAGTGTATCCGTCCAATGCCATCACACACTGATCATTGACAtgcgtgaaagtgaacaactaACATATTGGATAtcacacataagagttacctgaactcaacatcaccacTCATTTCTTGCCCGtctgtctgaaacttgaaagAATTTCACCATTGCTTCTAATCATCGcgagtcaaattcgcagttgtctcaccacatgtatgaccaccagagccaTGACCTGTCTCCATGTCCCGTGCgtaccgcacgcctcgccgctattaccgcgtcgagcctccgctatcccggtcgagtctcaagggtcgcaaaaccacaccactcaacccccactacagagtaccaccgatcatcaccgaccgatgacAAGTCTCACgcttccatcagaccactgggctCCAGTCCGAACTACGTGTCACTCGCTTTTTCCCACTGAATAGGCTTCGATTCTCTGGATCCTTACACCGTAGCCCCtcaatccagctccaccttcaacatgactccatggtagatgatcaTTCCACCCTCGCGCTCGTCGACTTCAAGCTCCGTGTGTACATCACCTTGAATCAACCCCgcgccatagtcttgtcgaagTCACACAAGCCCTCAGGCCCGCGCCACGTGTTTCCACGCTCCAGAAATCGGTCACCATCAGTATCACACTCCTATGTCATTGTCGCCAATCCCACCTCCGTCTTCTGTAACAACCGACTTGCGTTGATTCGTCAAACTGCCTAGTCAGACCCGGCCGAACTCGTTCGACTATATGACACGCTCGAGGCTCCCAAATCGTCTTTGGCAAATTTTCATCCATCACATGATAATTTCATCTTAACTGAATTGACTTCCCGCAACGCCTTCAAGCATCTCTGTTGTGCCAACAAATCTTTCATCCGTGTCTGCCATAACCCAAAGTTTTTAGTTCTAATGAACTTCTCCACCTCAAACCCGATGCCCGATGGCATCATGATTCTTTGTATGGCTGACCTTGCAAAAATTAACAGAGCTTCTTTCCATGATGCCAAAGTACATAAGCAAACCTAACGTGGTCACCTCCCAGCACTAGTAGCAATTCAACCAAAACAATGTTAGTCTTCACGTGGTGTAACTCCTAGGCTCAACTCTCAATGCTAGCTATTTGCTTTGTCAAATCCTTAGCCTTCCTGACGTACGCATATCCCTTGATAGACTTTTTCCTTGCCGATTGATCTGCCTCCATCCGTGTCACACAAGGACTGGTCCTTTTTTTGTTCCAAAACAAAACTCGTTTCGCTGCTTTGTAGCACTTCCTGCGTGCTTCACCGGCCATCTGAACCTGCTCGCGTTGCCACGCCTTGGCCTGTCCAGCTGCACGGGTCACTACGGCCAGCCCCGCCTGGGCTTGCCTGCCCAATGAGCCACCAGGCGCTAGTGATCTCAGCGCCCGCCTAGAGTACGCTCGCACCATCAATCCTTCGACCCACCGCCGCACGACTCTCctgatgatgacccacaagtgtaggggatctaccgtagccttttcgataagtaagagtgtcgaacccaactaGGAGTAGAAGCaaatgataagcaattttcagtaaggtattctctgtaagtactgaaattatcggtaatagatagttttgtgataaggtaatttgtaatgagtaacaagtaatgcaagtaaataaggtgcagcaagatggcccaatccttttgtagcaaaggacaagcctggacaaattcttatataaaggaaagcgcttccgaggacacatgggaattatcgtcaagctagttttcatcacgttcatatgattcgcgttcggtactttgataatttgatatgtgggtggaccggtgcttgggtactgcccttacttggacaagcatcccacttatgattaacctgtattgcaagcatccgcaactacaacagaagtattaacgtaaacctaaccatagcatgaaacatatggatccaaatcagccccttacgaagcaacgcataaactagggtttaagcttctgtcactctagcaacccatcatctacttatcaCTTCCCAATgtctccctctaggcccaaacaatggtgaagtgtcatgtagtcgacgttcacatgacaccactagagggatgacaacatacatctcatcaaaatatcgaacgaataccaaattcacatgactacttatagcaagacttctcccatgtcctcaggaacaaacgtaactactcacaaagcatattcatgttcataatcagaggggtattaatatgcataatggatctcaacatatgatcttccaccaagtaaaccaactagcatcaactacaaggagtaatcaacactactagcaacccacaggtaccaatctgaggtttggatacaaagattggatacaagagatgaactagggtttgagatgagatggtgctggtgaagatgttgatgaagattgcccccctcccgatgagaggatcgttggtgatgacgatggtgatgaattccctctcctggagggaagtttccccggcagaacagctccgccggagccctagattggttccgccaaggttccgcctcgtggtggcggagtttcgtcccgtgagcttgcttatgatttttttcctcgacgaaagactccatatagccaaagatgggcattagagggccactgatacgtctccgtcgtatctacttttccaaacacctttgcccttgttttggactctaacttgtatgatttgaatggaactaacccggactgacgctgttttcagcagaattgccatggtgttgttttatgtgcagaaaacaaatattctcggaatgacctgaaactccacggaacatcttagaaaaaataataaaaaatcctcgccaaagatgaagaccagggggcccacaccctgtccacgagggtgggggcgcgcccccgccctctagggcgcgcccccctacctcgtggcccccctggatgccctccgacgccaactccaactctatatatttgctttcggagagaaaaaaatcagagagaagaaatcattgcgttttacgatacggagccgccgccaagccctaaaacctctcgggagggctgatctggagtccgttcggggctccggagagggggattcgtcgccgtcatcatcatcaaccatcctccatcaccaatttcatgatgctcgccgccgtgcgtgagtaattccatcgtaggcttgctggacggtgatgggttggatgagatttatcatgtaatcgagttagttttgttagggtttgatccctagtatccattatgttctgagattgatgttgctatgactttgttatgcttaatgcttgtcactagggcccgagtgccatgatttcagatctgaacctattatgttttcatgaatacatgtgagttcttgatcctatcttgcaagtctatagtcacctactatgtgttatgatccggcaaccccgaagtgacaataatcgggaccactcccggtgatgaccttagtttgaggagttcatgtattcactatctgctaatgctttgttccggttctctattaaaaggaggccttaatatcccttagtttctgataggaccccgctgccatgggagggtaggacaaaagatgtcatgcaagttcttttccataagcacgtatgagtatatacggaatacatgcctacattacattgatgaattggagctagttctatgtcaccctatgttatgactgctacatgatgaaccgcatccggcataattatccatcactgatccggtgcctacgagttttccatatactggttctcgcttatttactttcccgctgctactgttacaatcactacaaaataccaaaaacattactttttttgtctttacttttgttgccgctaccactactatcatattactttgctactaaacactttgctgcagatactaagtttccaggtgtggttgaattgacaactcagctgctaatacttgagaatattctttggctccccttgtgtcgaatcaataaatttgggttgaatactctaccctcgaaagctgttgcgatcccctatacttgtgggttatcagccaccagggggcccacaaggcagggggcgcgcccagggggtagggcgcgcccccaccctcgtggatggtgggtggcccccctctggtacttccttcgctcagtattttttatatattttgaaaataactcccgtggagtttcagggcttttggagatgtgcagaataggtctctaatatttgctccttttccagcccagaattccagctgccggcacccccctcttcatgtaaaccttgtaaaataaaagagaatatgcataagtattgttacataatgtgtaataacaacccataatgtgATAATTAtcgatataaaaacatgatgcaaaatggacgtatcaactcccccaagcttagacctcgttTGTACTCAAGCGAAAgtcgaaatcgaaaaatatgtccacatgtttagagatagaggtgtcgataaaataaaatacggacatgaggtaTATATATTCTGATCATGGGATCaaaataatattctgatcacaacctgaactgccTGAATAACGTGCTTGAACTTCCCTCTGTACgaacccgaccttcgggctatcttcgcaaccATGGCTCCCCCCGTGAATTATTTTGCTTAGTCGTGTTCTATATGGTGTTAGTGTAATCTAGAAATGttttttagcaactaaataccggttttaaataggaatctcgctcGTTGGCGGATTTTGCTTTCGGGATCGTGATGAAATTGTGTTTTTTTAATTTTACTACCTGATTTATTTGACCCGAACTTCTCctagtgctaggttgaacttccgccaacattgctcaaatggggcttgcgatatactgttggaaagctatggacaccagtatcatgacccaagttaaaattttggcaaaatgtaagcggtttaagagcagttttgaaaactgTTTTTTCCTCATACAAAAAACATGAATCATATTTttgatcgcatttctaaaccatttatcggaatgaggcaaataatatggcgttggaaacctgctgcaaaaccgctccttccacatgttgaaagttttctctaattccctatggatAAAGGGTAATTTGGAAAACCGTAGAATTTCATAAACGGAACACctgagttcgtattttcgatgccatttctaaacggctaatccaattgaggcaaataatatggcgttggaaagcttatgaaaatacactactttttcatgttgaaagttttttctaattttgaacaatttaaaagtaatttagaaaacgatacaagttccaccgagttcgtattttcgagctaatgtTTTAACCGTACGTCCGAATGCAACAAATCATATCGtgttggaaagcttgaagaaatggaaaacttttttgtatatattgtttctcccaattccttatggttttaagtcaattttgaaaatggctaaaaatgTATTTTccccgtaatttctacaaactttatcggaatgaggcaaataatataccgctgaaaagctacggaaaatgcaaaacttttccatgttgatggttttctctgattcccaGCCGTTTTTATGTAATTTTGAAAACGGCGAGATCATTCGTTccgcctttatcgcgaaacagattcttcggaAATGCagcgcgtgaagaacctgaacttctcggcgcgtgtacctgaacttcactatgtttttcacgtgatttttttgctcgtagctctccatccactgctcgtagctctccatccactcaccggaattgagcaagtgatataccggcGGAAAGCTGTTGTAAGCAcacaactttcccgtgttgatcgttttttcatactcgcgatgattttaaaagtttttcatctgaaattcattcagcgtagtaGTTAAACTTcgtgctgttttcacgttgaacttctgttaCATACTTTCGTTTGTAATTATCTCGTTCATTCGTCAGTGTCACACAAATGATATTacttttgtacaaacctctctcacaataattttttaattttcttcGACCGAGTAgttgaacttataacaacaaaaaatttggaccttgccttttaattcatttttttctcatattaaacacacaccatgtagtacatgaactttttccatttttataatttgattttttattttctttttgaaatCAAATTGGTCCCAAATAATAACTGAACTTCTTCGTGGATTGAGAGAATTGTTTTAAAACCCCAAAaaacattttttttgtttttgaacaTGGACATACAAGGTGAACCATTCTCGCAAGAATTTTTTAACTTCCCTggacagagcacttgaactttTGTGAATAAACCTTTTAAacttttatttttctatacttttattTCACCTGAAACGCATTCCTTGCAGTACTTGAACTTCTCACTGTTTTCAGTATGAACTTCTATCACATTTTTGTGTATACGTTGAATTACACACAATTTAAGGGTGAACGTCATTTTTTGCCATTTTTGAAACATGTAACTAGAGGTCGAACGTCCCGCAATATAAATTCTGAACCGTGCATAGAGGtgcacgtgaacttcttgcaacaaatctcagttttttatatactttgaacttctctgttatttcaaattgaacttcttagtcttattcttagaaaaaatgtgttttcaaataagcatcaatttttttttaaattgaacctcataattttattttattttcctaGAAATGGAAAGAATTTGAGTTTTACGTAAACATCAAACTACtccttttattttaatttgaattTCTTTAATTTTATACTTTAGTAACAAAGAAAATCTGTGTTTTTTTAAATATTGAacttctctttttttattatttggacttcttggtttatttCTTTTAGCATCAAAATATCCTAGTTTTGTCATAAATATTGGACCCCCTTCACATTCTTTTTCTAATTAATTTTTGTGAACTATTTTTTTATTTAATTTGAGCTTCCGTTGTGGAAACTTGTTTAACAGGAGGAACCTTTTGAACTTTCCCAGTTTgtgcacttgaacttctagcaacaaaatTTTTGGACTTCACCTTTTTACTCCTATTTTTTCATACGAAACACACACCATGCAGTACGTGAACCTCCGTCTGTTGGCAATTTGAACTTCTCCCTATTTCACTTTAGTAGCGAAaaaaatctgagttttttatagACATCGAATCGCTCTAACTTTCTTTTTTCAACTTCTTTTGTGTGATTTTTAGATTTGTGAAAAATGAAAGTTTTGTTAGAAACATTGAACTTCTTCATTATTTTGAATATATCTTACTGGTCTTATTCTTTAGTAACCGAAAAAACTGAGTttcaaataagtatcaaacactctacttttaaaagttgaacttctttgGTTTTATTATTTAGTAAACAGAAAAATCTCCGTTCTTTATATACATCAAACTACTTCGTTATTTTAGTTTGAACTTCTTGGCCTTATTCTTGTAATAAGGAGAAAAATCCAAGATTTTAATATACATCAAACTATTCTATGATTTAAAATTGAACTTcctagtttttttattttttgctagGAGTATTTTAATAAACATCCAAACTGTTGTGGTATTTAAACCCGAAtgtttttattttactttttgGAAACgaatattttttttcttttttaataAACTTCAGACTTctctattttcaaaatttgaactTCGTGAATTTTTTGTATGTTCACCTCTTTTTTATACCCAATGTGTGTGTTTTGCCCTAAGCGAACATATTGAACTATCCGCGACAGAGAATATGAACTTCGCATCAACCTTTTTTGTCTTCAAGAATGCTCGCTTGTTTTTTTGCTTTTAATATCGAACTTCTATGCTCTATTATTTTGTAACAGTTTTATGAAGGAGAAGGAAAGCAACAACATAATGTGTGTCAGAGAGACAACTAATTGAGGAAACCAACCAATACATGATACATTTTTTACTGTAAAGAGCAGAGAACAATTTTTTTCCATGTCTTTCCAATTTGAACCCCACTAAAAAGTTTCTATTCAATGTATTTTTTTTAGTGTTTCCGTATTGGTTGAACTTGTTGCTTCCTTAAAATTGAACTTCCTAATGTTTTACTACATGAACACAGAAAAATTGACACTATAAAACCAATATGGAAAACAAACTTCTTGGagccgtgatacgtctccaacgtacctataatttttgattgctccatgctatattatctactattttggactatattgggctttattttccacttttatattatttttgggactaacctattaaccggaggcccagcccagaattgctgtttttttgc from Triticum urartu cultivar G1812 chromosome 3, Tu2.1, whole genome shotgun sequence encodes:
- the LOC125545478 gene encoding fructose-bisphosphate aldolase 1, cytoplasmic codes for the protein MSAYCGKYKDELIKNAAYIGTPGKGILAADESTGTIGKRFASINVENVEDNRRALRELLFCTPGALQYLSGVILFEETLYQSTKGGKPFVDILKEGNVLPGIKVDKGTVELAGTNGETTTQGFDDLGKRCAKYYEAGARFAKWRAVLKIGPTEPSQLSINQNAQGLARYAIICQENGLVPIVEPEILVDGPHDIDRCAYVTEMVLAACYKALNDQHVLLEGTLLKPNMVTPGSDAKKVAPEVIAEYTVRTLQRTVPAAVPAIVFLSGGQSEEEATLNLNAMNKLETKKPWNLSFSFGRALQQSTLKAWAGKVENEEKARKAFLVRCKANSEATLGTYKGDATLGEGASESLHVKDYKY